The Candidatus Acidiferrales bacterium genome has a segment encoding these proteins:
- a CDS encoding aminomethyltransferase family protein: MSESRWAELHRKLGATLVHVDGTDVPEKYTSVEEEYSAARRHGAFFDISHFGKLRLTGRDSLDLLNRISTNDLSGMRPGMGKQTFLATEKGRVVDLCTVYTQQESLLLRTSPTNSGNVKRWIEKFIVSEDVKVEDVTGNFPMIFVTGPSAPDFLKLITRSSHKTLLDLSKMPLYNFIGTFLGSHEVFLSRTRLALEAGYVILVNGDDMEFVWNLLLDNSRTHGVVPAGLGTFEILRIEAGTPLYPSELNENVNPLEVNNLEAVSFTKGCYVGQEVVARLQTYDKVRRRLVGLITTSKVHAGSKVIDAKSSSSGVESEVGFVTSSIRSPGLGKEISLAYVSMQQVVPGSKYFVKVGGKNIEAELSTLPFMV, from the coding sequence ATGTCCGAGAGTAGATGGGCAGAGCTGCATAGAAAGCTCGGCGCCACGTTGGTTCATGTTGACGGCACTGATGTGCCCGAAAAATACACGTCTGTCGAAGAAGAGTATTCAGCAGCCAGGCGGCACGGAGCATTCTTCGATATTTCCCATTTTGGTAAGTTAAGGCTCACTGGCAGGGATTCTCTTGATCTGCTCAATAGAATCTCAACAAACGATTTAAGCGGAATGCGTCCCGGGATGGGTAAGCAGACTTTCCTTGCTACCGAAAAGGGTCGGGTAGTCGATTTGTGCACGGTATATACGCAACAGGAGAGCCTTCTATTGCGAACAAGCCCCACGAATTCCGGAAATGTAAAGAGATGGATTGAAAAGTTTATCGTCTCTGAAGATGTGAAGGTGGAGGATGTCACCGGAAATTTTCCGATGATTTTCGTTACCGGCCCATCCGCTCCGGATTTCCTGAAACTGATCACCCGTTCGAGCCACAAAACACTTTTAGACCTGAGCAAGATGCCGTTATATAACTTCATCGGGACTTTCTTGGGTTCACATGAGGTTTTCTTGTCGAGAACGAGATTGGCACTTGAGGCAGGTTACGTAATTCTCGTCAATGGAGATGATATGGAATTCGTATGGAACTTGCTTCTCGACAACTCCAGGACTCACGGCGTTGTGCCGGCCGGGTTGGGAACATTCGAGATTCTCCGCATTGAAGCAGGAACTCCGCTATATCCGAGCGAACTTAATGAGAATGTGAATCCCCTGGAAGTGAATAACCTTGAAGCTGTGAGTTTCACAAAGGGCTGCTATGTCGGGCAGGAAGTTGTCGCGAGACTTCAAACTTATGACAAGGTGAGAAGGCGGCTTGTGGGTCTCATAACAACATCAAAAGTTCATGCCGGGTCAAAAGTGATTGATGCAAAGAGTTCTTCTTCCGGCGTGGAATCTGAGGTAGGATTCGTAACAAGTTCCATTAGATCTCCGGGGCTCGGTAAAGAGATTTCGCTGGCGTATGTCTCTATGCAGCAGGTCGTTCCCGGCTCAAAGTATTTCGTAAAAGTCGGAGGAAAAAACATAGAGGCCGAGTTATCGACTCTACCCTTTATGGTTTAA
- a CDS encoding GAF domain-containing protein, with the protein MEEIRVSSVDDRAAIYRELIPQLKSVIEGEADHVANLANISAALKQVLPGVSWVGFYLLKNSELVVGPFQGKVACTRIKIGRGVCGKAAEQRKSVIVPNVYEFPGHIFCDQESKSEIVVPILNGEKLFGVLDLDSSEYNSFDEADAEGLERVCEMVSEMFVKKNILE; encoded by the coding sequence ATGGAAGAGATAAGAGTTTCGTCGGTTGATGACCGGGCGGCTATTTACAGGGAACTCATCCCTCAGTTGAAATCCGTCATCGAGGGCGAAGCTGATCATGTCGCAAACCTGGCGAACATTTCCGCGGCATTGAAACAGGTTTTGCCGGGTGTATCATGGGTCGGTTTCTATTTGCTGAAGAATAGTGAGCTTGTCGTGGGCCCGTTCCAGGGGAAAGTCGCATGCACTAGAATAAAAATCGGAAGGGGGGTATGCGGCAAGGCAGCAGAGCAACGGAAGAGTGTAATAGTCCCGAATGTTTATGAGTTCCCCGGTCATATTTTTTGTGACCAGGAATCAAAGAGCGAAATTGTCGTACCGATTTTGAACGGGGAGAAACTGTTCGGCGTTCTTGACCTGGACAGCTCGGAGTACAATTCGTTTGATGAAGCCGATGCTGAGGGCTTAGAACGTGTTTGCGAAATGGTATCTGAAATGTTTGTCAAAAAAAACATTCTTGAATGA
- a CDS encoding SDR family oxidoreductase: MSSKSKMPGGRKVALITGSGRRLGRKSALALAEDGWDIIINYSKSAKEAAATVKDIAKLDIEAILIKADIRNSKQVDRMFRQALDHFGRLDLLVNNAAIFPPRRTITDMSDELWNDVISTNLTGQFYCARAAAKIMAQRGGKIINFASLGGMQAWQEHIAYNVSKAGVIMLTKALSKVLAPKITVNAIAPGTIIIPGEESKNIRHIDESKIPLKRYGRAEDITMALLYLAHADYVTGQILVVDGGRAVL; the protein is encoded by the coding sequence ATGAGTTCTAAGTCGAAAATGCCGGGGGGAAGAAAAGTCGCTCTGATAACGGGCAGCGGACGGAGATTGGGTAGAAAATCGGCGCTGGCCCTTGCAGAAGACGGATGGGATATTATCATCAATTATTCCAAGTCGGCCAAGGAAGCCGCTGCAACGGTCAAAGACATTGCGAAGCTTGACATCGAAGCCATCTTGATCAAGGCTGATATCAGAAACTCGAAACAAGTCGATAGGATGTTTCGGCAGGCATTGGATCATTTTGGAAGGCTTGATCTTTTGGTGAATAACGCCGCAATATTTCCGCCGCGGAGGACAATTACTGATATGTCGGATGAACTGTGGAACGATGTCATTTCAACGAATCTTACCGGCCAATTCTACTGTGCCCGCGCGGCGGCGAAGATCATGGCACAGCGCGGCGGTAAAATAATCAACTTCGCTTCCCTTGGAGGCATGCAAGCATGGCAGGAGCATATTGCCTACAATGTCTCGAAAGCCGGGGTCATCATGCTGACTAAAGCATTATCGAAGGTGCTTGCTCCGAAGATAACAGTTAATGCGATTGCGCCGGGAACCATCATAATACCCGGTGAGGAATCAAAGAATATCAGACACATAGATGAAAGCAAGATTCCTCTCAAGCGGTATGGCAGAGCGGAAGACATCACCATGGCACT